The stretch of DNA ggCAGATAGAGCACGTTGTGTTGGGGAGGGGTGCCCCAGGCGGCTCGTGGCATACCTTCCCCCCGGACGTGCGTACACTGTCCCCGGCCGCCTGGCTCACACTGCCCCCACACTGCGGCGGTAGCACCGAGCGACTGTCGGCACGCGCAGTTGCCGCCTACTGCCGCCGATACGTGCACTCGTGTCATCTACAGGTACGAGCAAACAAATAAATCATAGGCTACACGACCACTGCAATCAACAGAGTCCAAACATATTCAATAACAAGCTTTCGTTACGGAATACCGACTACTGGGAGTCATTCTATGCTTTTATCGCAGAATACAGGACAAACCAGAACTGTGTTCAACGACATTTCTCCGCAGCGTTCAAAATAACTCCCTTTTCGCGCCtctaacgaccgttcccaatattcagtctatcttacttgagaaaaaaatcgtacttttctgttccaaaaaacttatcgaaggtaactcaccttattcgtatacgctgtctgtcaatgggacgaccgcgacgtatagcttatcagcgatagaagtctgtatggaaattgcaattcacgcgtcccaatataaggcgataagaatgacttatcgggtatattgggacagcttcagattattgacagtagaaggtagtaatttatctctatctgtagatagtatattgtgaacggccgtaagactatGGCAGATACTTAGTATAAACAGTACGCTTGTCGGCCATTTCTAATCGATAATTTACACCACCTCACTATTGAGCGCGATAACGATTTCtggtttgttctgtattctTGAAGCGTACCTGTTTTGAACACGTTATTATAAGCCTGTCATATATTGCATACTCTTCGGAAATACAGTCCACCGGACTATTAGATCATGTTAGATCGTAAACACTCTCTCCTACCCCCAAGCACGCAGCCAATCCGAGACTCGAGTCTCCTTAATAGAGACAATAATAATAGTGCTAATGGACACTAATTTaactaatttcttatttttagtcTACTtaggggctgtttcacaatgtccaagtaaagtaGCAGATTGTCAAAGGTTAGAAAAACTAATTGCTACATAAAAGTTCCAGATATAACAGATTGCGTTTCACAATATATTTGATTTCTAGATGAATTATCTGGCAGATCGGTCTGGCAACATcacaatgaaaattttattccaTATCATACAGTTTTCATAACATATATAATTTCTACTACTGTGACTGCATTTTTACATTGTTGTACACGCCCCCCCCCACCAGTGACAGATAACGcgtcatataaaacttttcTTATTAGCATCTAACCCACACACAATCCAATAGGTGCCCACGACGCTCgagtaataattaaatctcgAGTTTAATCTCTTGAGCTACCCAACCATTATATAAATCGATATTATTCTGTCGAATGCATGTCACCCTGTCCATCACTATAATATCTGCTACTACTGCACATAACTATGATATCTGCTACTaaatacatcatatatttttaatggacCTTACCTGCTAGATAACGCATATGATGTCTTTATTCGATAGGTAAGTAGCTAGTAGCCTATTAGGAACTTATTTGTACATTGTGAAATAGCTgaaattaacttaaaatttaattgctTATTGGACTAAGAcaagattgtaattaaaatgataaaagtcAGGTTTTTATCATAATAGGAAAACAAAATAGGGCCTAGACGCCGTTAgggtgatatattttttttttggattttatggcctTGGTAACGAGACCTTTAAGCCATGTCTTTTTTCGGTCGTAAGGTTGAGAATTGAACAGCCGGTCTTATAATAAACACAAAGTTGTGTTTTCCCACAGCGGTACTTCCGATGCAACGTCGTGGTGAGCAGCGTGACACCGGTGTCCCGCGTCAGCCCGCCCTGCTGTCCCGCTTGCCCGAGAAACGCCGCCTTCTGTGTCACGGGGTACGTGACGATAATAATATGCCCTCCAAAGTTTTCTTATATATCACCAAATTTTAATGAGCAAAAAACGTCGGGCTATGTATTGTAAAACGACGACCCATATACCCGAATGGCTAGTGACCCtctctactaagctagaggtcccgggttcgaatccaggtaggtgcaatcatttatatgatgaatatggatgtttgtttccgagccatggatgtttatatgtgtttatgtgtgtttaagtaaatatattgtattaaatatatcgttgtcttatacccatatttacaggctatgcctagtttggggcaagataatttctgtaaaagtgtgtgtgtaatttgtgtgtaaatattattattattagtaataaaaataaaagataatgcaACCTGTACAGAACTTCTTAAGGGAGGATTACTTTATTAGCGATACAAATTCATTTCAgcactggttgacgatttcccAAGAGATTCTTCGACACCGTTTCACAAAATATAGTTCTTGCACACTTCTTCCTTGGCCCTAAAAAAAGGGGCCCCTGTGACACCCACCTTCCTTGCGGAACTTGCGTGTTCCTTGCGGAAAAGAAGTGCTCGCCGATTTACGATGTTCATAGAAGTCTGATATCGTCTCCTTTTTTAATTGACACTATAACCAGTGAGACGACTTTTTAGTTTCGAGTGCTCGAATTGACAGACGAATGGCCGATATTACACgcagaaaatttaatataataacccccttattcataatagtctgctaacttaaagcattgctaattctcactctgtcttcttctattgacctaagtcagaatgagaaaaaacactccttagtggctgtttaaagttagcggaccattatatATAAGGTGGTATAAGTTTACTTTCGTGTTTATGCGAAAATTATCGTGGAAAATCATGAtgtgaaaaactcaaaaatcgcCTAACTGGGCTGTGATTGTTTGGACTCACATGGAtatcacattatatatataattcttctgtacgtgtgttgtcagtgaactcctcctaaacggctggaccgatttgaatgatttttttttgtgtgtgttcaagtggattcgaggatgatTTAGATTCACGATTGAActtcctcctaaacggctgggccgattttgatgatttttattgtgtgttccagtgaatttgagaatggtttagattctcaattcggtccatatataaatctcctgcccatgtgtatgaGTGTTAGTGAGGTCGTCTttacggttggaccgatttttcaaatttaagacgtgtgtacaggacaacatcTGTCAGGTccgctagtattatataaatatggacacacttttacacaaattgtcttgccctAAACTATGGGTACACGgcaacgatttatttaatacaatatacttacttaaatatacataaatacttataaacatccataactcggaaaaaacattcaaattcatcatataaattgtttgcacctaccgggattcgaacccaggacctctagctcaataggcagggtcactaaccactgggctataggggtcgttaATATGACAAGGTTAAGATTGCAAAAATGGAACATATCCTAATCTAACTTACGTTTTCATTTATTTCTGCAATTAAAATCTACAGTGCACAGTATATTGTTTCTATCAGATATGACAAATGCGAGGGTCGCGGGTTCCGGTACCTCTGCCGCCGTGTCGTGGTCGCGTGCGGAGCGAACGAGCGTCCCAACTCGCTGTGCGACAGCGTCGCCTCGTTTGCTCTGCACTCTTTACACGAGCTCGAGTCAGCGTTGCGTTCTAACGGTGAGTAACTCAGAGACTTTCTtcaaacggatgatataatgttgtactgaatttcattacaacactcgtttggatgatttaATGGTTATTacaacattgggtgttttaaatttgccaataagctaactgttttagaatctttaatagaggatttaaaacacgggtgtagataaatatgaTTACAAAGTTAGACgtcaaaaataatttgattattatttgaCAGTTCCCGAGCCAAATAAGAACATCCTGGTTGTGGGTTCGGGAGTGAGCGCGGCCGATGCGGTACGGATGTCGTTGGCTGCGGGATTCAACGTGTTGCACGCACACCGCGCGCCGGCCGAGTCTCTGGCCAAACTATCGCCCCTCACCTACCCGGACTACTGCCGCGTGAGTGACCTCACTTGACACCTTGTACACCACTACTAACGTCTAAAAAATTGAAACATAAGCATCAATTACTGACAAGAACATAAACAAAATTtgagacacacacacacacacagttgaATGTACGCTCAAGTAATCAACTCGTTTTTTGTGAGTTTGCTAATAATCGTGTCATAAGCCATCGGAAGTGCCTAGCCTGTGCAACTAAGGCTACTACTACAGAGGGTAGGTCACAAAACTTTctggtattatatattttgagaCTTGATtaaacgattattattattattaccggcGCTACCGTCTAGTCTTGCATTTTGTAGTTTGGATGGtgatacattttaataatagaaGTAAGTAGGTAACCCTTGCGAATACTTTGCACTCAATAAAAGTTTAACTGAAAGAATCTAATGAGAATCATCTTGAAATCATCCATAcgtattattgtaaattaaaaaacaacaaattagtttattatattgtaaaatgcAATCTGGGCTATTAATAGAAATGTTAACTGGAATGTTAATTTTATGAGCAATTATGAAAGTTATTGTGAGCCGACAAAAAAACACcttttagatataaataaacattgtttgaccttaatttaaatttagaagtAGAAGATAACTTAAAGCGATTGCTATTTTATTTCCAGGTATACAAAATGATGTGCGACGGCCCTTCAGCCAAGCATCCTAACTACACGCCGTACCCCGACCATGCTATCGTGGATGTCTCACACCTCGACCCGCAAGAAACTCCTCCCAAGCTGACACACCATCTGGACGACGATATACGCCCAAAGAGAGTCAAACTTCTCAACCTTGTCACAAACCAAACCACCGAACTTACAGTATTCATCATCGCAGTGTTTATCGGATCGAAACCAGACTTATTCTTTCTTCAAACCAACTTCGATATCAACAACATGGACGTCAAAAAGTGTAAATGTCATGAGAAAAAGATTGATGATAGCAAATGCTTCTTCAAAAACCATTGGCATTATTTCAAATCAGTTCTAGGGCAAAGCATTCAGAGTTGCAAGTCGCGCTATTTGAATTATACCGAAATAAATGGCAACATTGATACAAAGTGTGAATTACCCGATTGTCAGAACAGAGACAACTGCACGTGCGAAACGAAAGCGAAAAATGGATTGGCCGTGAAAGAATGCAAATGCGAGGTTATTCCATATTCAAATTTTACGAGGGAAAATACTTGTCAATGTCAAACGGCTAACCCTTATAGCAGCGGCTTGGGCTTCGGTGTCGATCCTAAAAAGCCAGTAGATGGAAGATCAAATCCAGTAGCCATAGATAAAAGTACTCATGAAATGTTAAATGCGCCCAAAGGAATGTATGCTTTAGGACCTTTGACCGCTGATAATTTTATCAGGTTCATCCCTGGAGGCGCATTGGCTATTGTTTCACAAATACATAAGGAAATTAAAGCAGAACAGTGATATTATTACAGTTATAAATTGtgattaaacttatttttttttaataaattatttttttacttagtaGTGATTTATCCTTATATTCTTAGtatgtattttctttaaagATACTTTATTTCGTTTATGAAGCTATCCCTTTATATGAGTCATTACTATTTACagtatatatagattttttaagcggcaaatcgcccgtgcgaagtctaaccACGTCcacgttgtcgaaagctgctcttggtaacttcaaccagccgtccatgccgcagttgcacatgaggaatgacacactggcccatacggcaaaagagaaagccgagctcctgtgcgctcttttcgcctccaactcgactcatgacgacaacggaaaaacaccgccgaccatcccgcggtgtcagagctctatgcctgaagtacagttcagacagaaaactgttaggcgagctctgttttcgttggacgtcaggaagtcgagcgggccggatggcatttctccaatcgtgcttagaatgtgtgcccctgagttgacgccggtgctaacgcgtttattccggcactcttattccaaaggcgtagtccctgagtcatggaagtcagcccttgtccatccgttccaaaaaaaaggagacagttcggatccggcgaactacaggcctattgctatcacctccctgctctccaaaatcatggagagcataattagccgccagcttttagtatacctagagggtcaccagttgataaACGACCGACGGCTTTCGCCaaggacggtcggcaggtgatcttctggtatacctaacacatagatgggcggcggctattgaaagcaagggggaaggcctggcagttagcctggatatagcgaaggccttcgtgtatggcacaaggcgctcctctcaaaacttccatcatttgggcttcccgagagcttgtgcaagtggacctccagcttcctcactgggcgtagcatacaggtcgttgtcgacggatattgctcgaacccgaagcccgtgaatgctggagtgccccaaggctgtgtgctatctcctacgctgtttcttctgcatatcaatgatatgttggacacctccaacatgcattgctatgcagatgacagcactggtgatgccgtatacacgggccatgcaggtctctcggaaatcgtcgaccagtgccgggagaaacttgtgtcttctatcgagtccactctcgagaaggtcgcggaatggggtaaattgaaccttgtccaatttaacccccggaagactcaagtttgtgcgtttaccacaaaaaaaaacccatttgtcgtatcaccgctcttcgagaaaacttctcttaaagccgcgcctagtatcggaatactgggtctcgaaatctcgagcgattgccaattccgtggccatctggagggcaaagccaaattggcttcgaagaagctgggcgtcatcaatagagcacggcaatacttcaagccggcccacattctagcgctctacaaagcgcaggtccggccacacgtgaagtattgctgtcatctctggtctggtgcaccccagtatctgctcgatccatttgaccgcgtgcaacgtagagcagctcgaattgtcggggacttagtgctctgtgaacggctggatcacttggcgttgcgtagagacgtcgcttcattgtgtgtcttctaccgcatttatcacggggagtgttccgaagagctgtttaacctgattcctgccgccgaatttcaccttcgcacgacacgccacaagttaggatatcatccccaccatctggatgtgtggcggtcctccacagtgcggttttcaagaagctttctccctcgtactacaaagctgtggaatgagcttccttgtgcggtgtttccgggacgatacgacatgggtaccttcaaaaaaagcgcgtacaccttccttaaaggccggcaacgctcttgtgattcctctggtgttgcaagagcggcggtgatcacttaacaccaggtgacccgtacgctcgtttgtcctcctattccataaaaaaaaaacagtatatcCAAAAACAACTCCTACCTCAGCACACTGCGTCAGTTATCCTGCGTCACATGcaaaatgcaaaaaaattaagtcaTAAATAGGGCGGGCATACCCCACAATTCTaatttatcgatactttttttACGCTTTCTTACCAAGTGGACATACCATCGActatggtccggccgtaccaaatctgaccatgtgtttaggctatacaCGTGTCAGCATACTGAGGCGGTTTCTCTTTGACGGCCGGCCCTATTCAACTTTTTCGCGGCAAAGTGGCAACTGCGCtttttgatattgaaatatttaagttCATTGAATAATTGACCTAGAGACCCAATTCTACAGTACCTACATTCAAATTTGCCCAAAATGAATAGTCtactttttgagaaaattaCACACGCAcagattttgtttttgttttgtatatcgtcagcaaatatgctaacttagtatatacctacatttatttcataatttatgcTAGTTTCATACTGTAGATAGCTTATTCATTTTCAAGGACCATCGGACTGCTTTGATGAATAGGATTCTCATGTGAAATGGTAGAAAAATGAGTTAATCAAACATTGGCAACAGTCAACTTATCTCTCTATATTTTAAGGAAACTCACATTATTAGTTAGTATTAATCAGGCTGGGTCATCTGTAAcccaaataaaaaagacttgATAACGATCCATTGAGTATTTTTTCTCAAAACAAGCATAACATAACATAAGCGTGTCGTGTTTCAAATGCCGGGGTGCCGTCGGATGAGTGGCACCATTAAACATaaactacaataatatttaccagtgggaagctcctttgcacaggatgccggctagattatgggtactacaacggcgcctatttctgccgtgaagcagtaatgtacacatgtaagcattactgtgtttcggtctgaagggcgccgtagctagtgaaattactgggcaaatgagacataacatcttgtgtctcaaggtgacgagcgcagttgtagtcccgcacagatttttttgggtttttcaattatcctgagcggcactgcattgtaatgggctgggcgtatcgattatcatcagctaaacgtcctgctcgtctcgtccttattttcataaaaaaaatcatttattagtTGCACCATTATGTGGAATAATTGAGAGTTAAAAACATTAGAATCCATTAGATTTTATCGACAATACTcatatcattaaatatatttttcaaaaacaataggtacAGTTTTTTTAGGTAGGAATTTACCTTTCTTATACCACATTTTCTACAAGCTAGTAGATTCTCAAGTAGTAAGATTGTGGACCCCGACTCCGTGAAAGTCTACCTAAACCAGACATTGGCTAAATTGTAGTAATCTTTACGCAAAAGCCACAATATAAAAATTAGAATAATTTTGGCTGCATGAACTTgaacctttgcctgtcctagtAATAGACGAAGAGCAAAAAAACTGgtgaagtaaatataaattcttTGTTTCGACGtttacaaagttgtatttaatatttcttttgagaaaacacttttaaataaacaaaagatcAGTATCgcagtattatatttaatgaatgtatATGTagattttaagtaaaaaagCTTTTTAGACGTGTAGCCAGAAacacaacagaaaaaatgtcaAGTGCAAGATCACAACGTTTAGCGCGCGAGTTCAAAACTTTATCTACAAAACCACCGTGGGGTGTATCCTGTAGCACAGAAAAAGAAGATGTTTATGATGTTATTCTTATTAATATGTCTGGTCCTAAAAACTCACCCTACGAATCTGGAATCTTTAAACTAATAATCAACGTTCCTGACAAATATCCTTTTGAACCGCCGCAAGTTAAATTCGTCACACCCGTTTATCATCCTAATATCGATTCAGGTATATTGacatttattagtttattaCTATAGACCACTTAATTTACGCAGCGTGGATTTTATcgacatttaaattttattcagcGATTTTCAACAGAATATTGCTATAGTTAATAgttataacttaaaatatttattataattagttgCATCAAATCCTTTTTACAACTGTTAACGCTAAAAGTACTAGAATTAAATTAAGtgtccatttttttttgc from Leptidea sinapis chromosome 19, ilLepSina1.1, whole genome shotgun sequence encodes:
- the LOC126969984 gene encoding oxidative stress-induced growth inhibitor 1-like, which produces MRDGMKTCQHTLTDDVIYKEVVVIGNGPSGLVTSFMLAGNVPYLKEIPEDLPIDEMLKARLSNLPPGQNLYETDLLELADGLEGRSQNPIPLLLDNLLRPCADLGIQADPLIEWRFDANKEIEHVVLGRGAPGGSWHTFPPDVRTLSPAAWLTLPPHCGGSTERLSARAVAAYCRRYVHSCHLQRYFRCNVVVSSVTPVSRVSPPCCPACPRNAAFCVTGYDKCEGRGFRYLCRRVVVACGANERPNSLCDSVASFALHSLHELESALRSNVPEPNKNILVVGSGVSAADAVRMSLAAGFNVLHAHRAPAESLAKLSPLTYPDYCRVYKMMCDGPSAKHPNYTPYPDHAIVDVSHLDPQETPPKLTHHLDDDIRPKRVKLLNLVTNQTTELTVFIIAVFIGSKPDLFFLQTNFDINNMDVKKCKCHEKKIDDSKCFFKNHWHYFKSVLGQSIQSCKSRYLNYTEINGNIDTKCELPDCQNRDNCTCETKAKNGLAVKECKCEVIPYSNFTRENTCQCQTANPYSSGLGFGVDPKKPVDGRSNPVAIDKSTHEMLNAPKGMYALGPLTADNFIRFIPGGALAIVSQIHKEIKAEQ
- the LOC126970030 gene encoding ubiquitin-conjugating enzyme E2 T-like, with the translated sequence MSSARSQRLAREFKTLSTKPPWGVSCSTEKEDVYDVILINMSGPKNSPYESGIFKLIINVPDKYPFEPPQVKFVTPVYHPNIDSVGRICMNMLKMPPKGSWLPTITIETLLISIQTLLANPNPDDPLVLEIALEFKCNKDEFLEKAKRYTKEHATS